A genome region from Anastrepha obliqua isolate idAnaObli1 chromosome 4, idAnaObli1_1.0, whole genome shotgun sequence includes the following:
- the LOC129244598 gene encoding ribonuclease H2 subunit B, translating to MSRKSTRSSMPTEATPTPNATAPALRKVFFVSKQLLQDPENELTLEYFYHPGKGKPALFITKGNSQLMEVIEFAEQRRCWLINDYVCSDGRIYMTTPIDITLLALHHLRAHCTQKALALDDIGEPEDKSTLRLLREFIRGEEHLRCVADIKKANGMVFYKYNPEKTLAWLAIKTRRVAEKLRSIGAHCGKNAISQNYVRGELEGENKEESDMDYLRMAWDIVGNYLDLDLHEELRIYLEIPDEKPITSTKKEEKEKSVNKRKSLKQLNSDSNKKIKLDEKSTNATEKLKGSDLLDASPSNDNSRPSSGTSEEICPLNIVQTVLTPSPVRERNLTAKEKALAKSAKGTKSIASFFSKK from the coding sequence ATGAGTAGAAAATCTACTCGgtcttcaatgccaacagaagCAACACCTACTCCTAACGCGACAGCGCCGGCGCTTCGCAAGGTTTTCTTTGTGTCAAAACAACTATTGCAGGATCCCGAAAACGAACTGACTCTAGAGTACTTTTATCATCCGGGAAAAGGAAAGCCCGCGCTGTTTATAACAAAGGGCAATTCTCAGCTGATGGAAGTGATTGAATTTGCCGAACAACGACGTTGCTGGCTAATCAACGATTATGTTTGCTCAGATGGACGCATTTACATGACAACACCGATAGATATAACTTTACTAGCATTACATCATTTGCGTGCCCATTGTACACAAAAAGCACTTGCTTTGGACGACATTGGTGAGCCGGAAGACAAGAGCACTTTGCGGCTGTTGCGGGAGTTTATACGTGGTGAGGAGCACTTGCGATGTGTGGCCGATATAAAGAAGGCTAATGGAATGGTGTTTTACAAATATAATCCAGAGAAAACTTTGGCTTGGTTAGCAATAAAAACGAGGCGAGTTGCTGAAAAGCTTCGTAGCATTGGTGCACATTGTGGAAAAAACGCCATATCGCAAAACTATGTGCGTGGTGAACTTGAAGGTGAGAACAAAGAAGAATCTGATATGGATTATTTGCGCATGGCATGGGACATAGTTGGCAACTACTTGGATCTGGATTTGCATGAAGAGCTGAGGATCTATTTGGAAATACCCGATGAAAAACCAATAACGTcaacaaaaaaggaagaaaaagagaaaagcGTTAACAAACGGAAATCACTGAAGCAACTTAATTCAgatagtaacaaaaaaataaaactcgatGAGAAGAGTACAAACGCGACTGAAAAACTGAAAGGAAGTGACTTATTGGATGCCTCGCCGTCTAATGACAACAGTAGACCAAGTAGTGGTACAAGTGAAGAGATATGTCCACTGAATATCGTGCAGACTGTGCTAACCCCATCTCCAGTTAGGGAACGGAATTTGACAGCGAAGGAAAAGGCGTTGGCCAAGAGTGCCAAAGGCACAAAAAGCATTGCTTCGTTCTTTAGTAAAAAGTAA
- the LOC129243839 gene encoding putative inorganic phosphate cotransporter, with amino-acid sequence MSNTERRGFNKIRDMLSCRQVLNLLTMLGFMLNYALRVNLTIAIVAMVHRDAHSPPRNSSAANAIQKYDNGTVISTTTSTTTQLPPVDDNNDYFPWNSYQTNFVLGSFFWGYILTELPGGRLAELIGGRRVFGHSMLWASVLTLVTPLAAHINYIMLIIVRVLLGFMLGASWPAIHPVAAVWIPPMERSKFMSNMMASSLGAAITMPVCGFFISIWGWPSVFYLTGGVGLLWSICWFTFVYETPATHPRITSEERREIEDAIGTSTSKTRPSYVPWRDLFSSGPVWAIIITHGLSVFGFFTVINQLPTFMDQILLFNIKQNGLFSSLPYLGKYIMALSSSCFADYLRQRGTLSTTATRKVFTGFALLSPGTLMIAQIFLGRDAAWSVTIFTLALFTHGAVTAGYLGNGLDIAPNFSGTIFGLANTLSSFGGYVSTWMVGTLTYENESYHQWQIVFGILAGTYISSAIVYIIMGSGELQPWNNPPERKRRSVANAEEGEPLKNEKLHVLEKAEKALI; translated from the exons ATATGCTATCATGTCGTCAAGTACTCAATTTACTCACCATGCTTGGCTTCATGTTGAACTATGCACTTCGAGTGAATCTGACTATTGCTATTGTTGCAATGGTGCATCGAGATGCTCATTCACCGCCACGTAACAGCAGTGCAGCAAATGCCATACAAAAATATGATAATGGCACAGTAATCTCTACAACGACATCAACAACCACGCAGCTGCCACCGGTTGACGACAATAATGATTATTTTCCTTGGAACTCTTATCAAACGAACTTTGTACTGGGTTCCTTTTTCTGGGGCTATATACTAACAGAGCTGCCAGGTGGCCGACTTGCTGAATTGATTGGTGGACGACGCGTCTTTGGTCATTCCATGCTCTGGGCTAGTGTGCTCACATTAGTTACACCATTAGCAGCACACATCAACTATATAATGCTAATAATTGTACGCGTCTTATTGGGCTTCATGTTGGGCGCATCATGGCCAGCTATACATCCCGTGGCCGCTGTATGGATTCCACCAATGGAACGTTCCAAATTTATGTCGAATATGATGG CATCCTCCTTGGGCGCAGCCATTACGATGCCTGTTTGCGGTTTCTTCATTTCCATTTGGGGTTGGCCCAGCGTTTTCTACTTAACTG gcGGTGTTGGCCTTTTGTGGTCGATTTGTTGGTTCACCTTTGTTTACGAGACTCCAGCCACTCATCCACGCATTACTTCGGAGGAACGTCGTGAAATTGAAGATGCTATTGGCACCTCGACATCAAAGACACGACCCAGTTATGTGCCATGGCGTGATTTGTTCTCTTCAGGACCTGTTTGGGCAATTATAATTACGCATGGTTTATCTGTATTTGGTTTCTTTACTGTAATAAATCAACTGCCGACTTTTATGGATCAGATATTGCTTTTCAATATTAAGCAG AATGGTCTCTTCTCATCGTTACCTTATTTGGGCAAATACATTATGGCCTTAAGCTCTTCCTGCTTCGCTGATTACCTGCGCCAGAGGGGTACACTCTCGACGACGGCTACAAGGAAGGTTTTCACGGGTTTTG caCTTTTATCGCCTGGCACATTGATGATTGCCCAAATATTTTTGGGACGTGATGCGGCATGGTCAGTGACAATATTTACCTTGGCATTATTCACACATGGTGCAGTAACAGCTGGCTATCTTGGCAACGGCCTAGACATTGCGCCAAATTTCAGTGGCACAATTTTTGGACTTGCTAACACCCTGTCATCGTTCGGTGGATATGTGTCGACTTGGATGGTTGGTACGCTGACCTACGAGAAC GAATCCTACCATCAATGGCAAATTGTGTTCGGTATTCTAGCGGGCACATACATTTCCAGCGCTATCGTCTATATCATTATGGGTTCCGGTGAACTTCAGCCGTGGAACAATCCACCAGAAAGGAAACGCAGATCGGTTGCAAATGCAGAAGAGGGCGAGCCATTGAAAAATGAGAAACTACATGTGTTGGAGAAAGCGGAGAAAGCGTTAATATGA